In Nonomuraea sp. NBC_00507, the following are encoded in one genomic region:
- a CDS encoding SWIM zinc finger family protein has product MIERWSRDQVLALAPDASSQKAAQGIAAPGKWSSRGTTGTVLYGECKGSGAKPYLACVDLTEPAYRCSCPSRKFPCKHALGLLLMWSADGVPEAQAAPQWVMEWQEARAERAAKAAARLDAARAKAAASAPAGTSAGSEAAADSQADAAQPGPGTPAGPSTGASGHGQGAAGPGVSGGAESPRHARVASGLAEVERWLADQVRQGLAGAAEHDWDGLAKRLIDAQAPGLAGIVSRLAQVRAEDDWPGRLLEEYALINLLAVAYRRRAELPGPLAQTVLIRTGFPVTREEVLAGPAVRDHWDVLGRREEVQDGLTARRVWLRGRRSGRPALILSFAPQGRPLDASPVTGTVIDADVAFYPGAAPLRALIATHHGTLAAQGAAAEAGPAAPRAAEADPTATRAAVPQVVPPGLSPEQALDEVAGALAEDPWTESWPLVLAGVVPERTSLGGLPLHPRSRDPWRLIAVSGGHPLTVAAEWTPQGLRPLTTWDDEGTAVIV; this is encoded by the coding sequence GTGATCGAACGGTGGAGCCGGGATCAGGTGCTCGCCCTCGCCCCTGACGCCTCCTCCCAAAAGGCTGCCCAGGGGATCGCGGCGCCGGGGAAGTGGTCGTCGCGCGGCACGACAGGCACGGTCCTCTATGGCGAGTGCAAGGGCAGCGGGGCCAAGCCCTACCTGGCGTGCGTCGACCTGACCGAGCCTGCCTACCGGTGCAGCTGCCCGAGCAGGAAGTTCCCCTGCAAGCATGCGCTCGGGCTGCTGCTCATGTGGTCCGCGGACGGGGTGCCGGAGGCGCAGGCGGCGCCGCAGTGGGTGATGGAGTGGCAGGAGGCGCGGGCGGAGCGCGCCGCCAAAGCCGCGGCCCGCCTCGACGCCGCCCGCGCCAAGGCCGCCGCCTCCGCTCCAGCCGGGACCTCGGCGGGATCCGAGGCCGCCGCCGACAGCCAGGCGGACGCGGCACAACCAGGCCCCGGCACGCCGGCCGGCCCCAGCACCGGCGCCTCCGGCCACGGGCAGGGGGCGGCAGGGCCGGGCGTCTCGGGCGGGGCGGAGTCGCCGCGTCACGCACGCGTCGCCTCCGGGCTGGCCGAGGTGGAGCGCTGGCTGGCCGACCAGGTGCGGCAGGGCTTGGCGGGGGCCGCCGAGCACGACTGGGACGGCCTGGCCAAGCGCCTCATCGACGCCCAGGCCCCAGGCCTCGCGGGCATCGTCTCCCGCCTGGCCCAGGTGCGGGCGGAGGACGACTGGCCGGGCCGGCTGCTGGAGGAATACGCCCTCATCAACCTGCTCGCCGTCGCCTACCGGCGCCGGGCCGAGCTGCCCGGTCCGCTCGCCCAGACCGTCCTGATCCGCACCGGGTTCCCGGTCACCAGGGAAGAGGTGCTCGCCGGGCCGGCGGTGCGCGACCACTGGGACGTGCTGGGCAGGAGAGAGGAGGTGCAGGACGGGCTGACGGCCCGCCGCGTCTGGCTCCGCGGTCGCCGCAGCGGCCGACCGGCGCTGATCCTGTCCTTCGCTCCGCAGGGCCGGCCTTTGGACGCCTCCCCGGTCACCGGCACCGTCATCGACGCCGACGTGGCCTTCTACCCGGGCGCGGCCCCCTTGCGCGCCCTGATCGCCACCCACCATGGCACCCTGGCAGCTCAGGGCGCGGCTGCCGAGGCCGGCCCTGCGGCCCCGCGCGCTGCCGAGGCCGACCCGACGGCCACGCGCGCCGCTGTGCCGCAGGTCGTTCCTCCTGGCCTGTCGCCGGAGCAGGCGCTCGATGAGGTCGCAGGGGCGCTGGCCGAGGATCCGTGGACCGAGTCCTGGCCGCTCGTGCTGGCCGGGGTCGTCCCCGAGCGGACCTCGCTCGGAGGGCTCCCGCTGCACCCCAGATCCCGTGACCCGTGGCGGCTGATCGCCGTCTCGGGCGGACACCCGCTCACGGTCGCCGCCGAATGGACTCCGCAGGGCCTGCGCCCTCTGACCACCTGGGACGACGAAGGAACGGCGGTGATCGTGTGA
- a CDS encoding UTP--glucose-1-phosphate uridylyltransferase: MVRKAVIPVAGLGTRLLPLTKALPKEMLPIGDKPVIEHTIRELVDSGIDEITIVTSARKDLVQRHFAPDADLELQLRADGKDDLADAVAELSSLAHITYLYQNGPYGNGTPVLNAARVIGDEPFMVLWADDVFVAEVPRAKQLKSAYEATKAPVLALMPMAVEDASRYGVPVVEEDLGGGRLRISGLVEKPSPERAPSRYAAIGGYVVTPGVVEELEAATRKWHENPEGEIYLTDALDRHAAAHPVYGQVIDGTWWDTGSPLNYLKAQFAAALADPAYGPELRRLAQESG, encoded by the coding sequence ATGGTCCGCAAAGCCGTGATCCCGGTGGCCGGCCTGGGCACCCGGCTGCTGCCGCTGACGAAGGCCCTGCCGAAGGAGATGCTGCCGATCGGCGACAAACCCGTCATCGAGCACACCATCCGGGAGCTCGTGGACTCCGGCATCGACGAGATCACCATCGTCACCTCGGCCCGCAAGGACCTGGTGCAGCGGCACTTCGCCCCGGACGCCGACCTGGAGCTGCAGCTGCGCGCCGACGGCAAGGACGACCTGGCCGACGCGGTGGCGGAGCTGTCGTCATTGGCGCACATCACCTACCTGTACCAGAACGGCCCCTACGGCAACGGCACACCCGTGCTCAACGCCGCCCGCGTCATCGGCGACGAGCCGTTCATGGTGCTCTGGGCCGACGACGTTTTCGTGGCCGAGGTGCCGCGGGCCAAGCAGCTCAAGAGCGCGTACGAGGCCACGAAGGCCCCCGTCCTGGCCCTGATGCCGATGGCGGTCGAGGACGCCTCCCGCTACGGCGTGCCCGTCGTCGAGGAGGACCTGGGCGGTGGCCGGTTGCGGATCTCCGGCCTGGTGGAGAAGCCGTCGCCGGAGCGGGCCCCGTCCCGGTACGCCGCCATCGGCGGCTATGTCGTCACCCCCGGCGTCGTGGAGGAGCTGGAGGCCGCCACGCGTAAGTGGCACGAGAACCCCGAGGGCGAGATCTACCTCACCGACGCGCTGGACCGCCACGCCGCCGCCCACCCGGTGTACGGGCAGGTCATCGACGGCACCTGGTGGGACACGGGCTCGCCGCTCAACTACCTCAAGGCCCAGTTCGCCGCGGCCCTCGCCGATCCGGCCTACGGCCCGGAGCTGCGTAGGCTGGCTCAGGAGAGCGGCTGA
- a CDS encoding discoidin domain-containing protein, with the protein MYVSADGQSFTEVAAGTWAGDARLKTATFTPVDARYVRLEGHRALGGSYLSAAEVSSADVGRGSPRLAAKCRSGWLVCGR; encoded by the coding sequence GTGTACGTCAGCGCCGACGGCCAGAGCTTCACCGAGGTCGCGGCCGGCACGTGGGCGGGCGACGCCCGGCTCAAGACGGCCACCTTCACGCCGGTGGACGCCCGCTACGTGCGCCTCGAAGGGCACCGGGCGCTCGGCGGCTCCTACCTGTCCGCCGCGGAGGTCAGCTCGGCTGACGTCGGCCGGGGATCTCCCCGACTCGCGGCGAAATGTCGGTCGGGCTGGCTAGTCTGCGGCAGGTGA
- a CDS encoding aldehyde dehydrogenase family protein — MSRQIVSLVGGKEAAATSTYESTNPARPREVVARVGMADAGTFAAACRTAKEAQREWARVPAPVRGRVIASIGRLVEANTERLARLVTEEIGKPYAEALGEVREIVDTCDFFLGEGRRLYGQTVPSEMPDKNLFTFRNPVGVAAVVTAGNFPVAVPSWYLVPALLCGNAVVWKPAEYAAASAHAMFQLFVAAGLPDGVLNVVFADGAETFRGLELALEESSVNKVGFTGSSEVGRKIGELTGRHLQSACLELGGKNPMVIMPDADLDLAVEGALFSGFGTAGQRCTSLGTVIVHESVHDAFVERFARAVGEARIGDPAQDVLAGPLLDQKFADRYEEYLTWIRPHHRVVSGNTGKITKDNPRGDFDGEGGLYYHPVVVDGVKPGDRLFMEETFGPIVGVTTFATLDEAVELANLPGYGLSSSIYTTNPKSAFRFREGISAGMVSVNNSTSGAEAHLPFGGNGKSGNGSRQSGVWVLDQFTRWQAMNWDHSGRLQKAQMDVAEIVPDLEFRLP; from the coding sequence GTGAGCCGACAAATCGTTTCCCTCGTGGGTGGCAAGGAAGCCGCCGCCACGAGCACGTACGAATCCACCAACCCCGCCCGGCCGCGCGAGGTCGTGGCCCGGGTCGGCATGGCCGACGCCGGCACGTTCGCCGCCGCCTGCCGCACCGCCAAGGAGGCCCAGCGCGAGTGGGCCAGGGTGCCCGCCCCGGTGCGCGGCCGGGTGATCGCCTCCATCGGGCGGCTGGTCGAGGCCAACACCGAGCGGCTGGCCCGGCTGGTCACCGAGGAGATCGGCAAGCCGTACGCCGAGGCGCTCGGCGAGGTGCGGGAGATCGTGGACACGTGCGACTTCTTCCTCGGCGAGGGCCGCAGGCTCTATGGGCAGACGGTGCCGTCGGAGATGCCGGACAAAAACCTCTTCACCTTCCGCAACCCGGTGGGTGTGGCGGCGGTCGTCACCGCGGGCAACTTCCCCGTGGCGGTGCCGTCGTGGTATCTGGTCCCGGCCCTGCTGTGCGGCAACGCCGTCGTCTGGAAGCCCGCCGAATACGCCGCCGCCTCCGCGCACGCGATGTTCCAGCTCTTCGTGGCGGCCGGGCTGCCCGACGGCGTGCTGAACGTCGTCTTCGCCGACGGCGCGGAGACCTTCCGCGGTCTGGAGCTGGCCCTGGAGGAGAGCAGCGTCAACAAGGTCGGGTTCACCGGCTCCAGCGAGGTGGGCAGGAAGATCGGCGAGCTGACCGGGCGGCACCTGCAGTCGGCCTGCCTGGAGCTGGGCGGCAAGAACCCGATGGTGATCATGCCGGACGCCGACCTGGACCTGGCTGTCGAGGGCGCGTTGTTCTCGGGCTTCGGCACCGCCGGCCAGCGCTGCACCAGCCTCGGCACGGTCATCGTGCACGAGAGCGTGCACGACGCGTTCGTCGAACGGTTCGCGCGGGCGGTGGGCGAGGCCAGGATCGGCGACCCCGCGCAGGACGTGCTGGCCGGTCCGCTGCTGGACCAGAAGTTCGCCGACCGGTACGAGGAGTATCTGACCTGGATCCGGCCCCACCACAGGGTCGTGTCCGGAAATACCGGAAAAATCACCAAGGACAACCCGCGCGGCGACTTCGACGGTGAGGGCGGCCTCTACTACCACCCGGTCGTCGTGGACGGCGTCAAGCCCGGCGACCGCCTCTTCATGGAGGAGACGTTCGGCCCGATCGTGGGCGTGACCACGTTCGCGACTCTCGACGAGGCCGTCGAGCTGGCCAACCTGCCCGGCTACGGCCTGTCGAGCTCGATCTACACCACGAACCCGAAGAGCGCCTTCCGCTTCCGCGAGGGCATCTCGGCCGGCATGGTCAGCGTCAACAACTCCACCTCGGGAGCGGAGGCGCACCTGCCCTTCGGCGGCAACGGCAAGTCCGGCAACGGCAGCCGCCAGTCCGGCGTGTGGGTGCTCGACCAGTTCACCCGCTGGCAGGCCATGAACTGGGACCACTCGGGCCGGCTGCAGAAGGCACAGATGGATGTCGCGGAGATCGTTCCCGACCTCGAGTTCCGCCTCCCGTGA
- a CDS encoding DUF5691 domain-containing protein, giving the protein MSTWEELASAALVGTDRRPYHGVLLEDAAVAVARRRAGRGLRRPGEAAPPEPAPGEERPAIARRAAERLVRIMGGEHERLLPEWLAAAAGTGRRVPPYALPELLERGRRDRSIRVHLGVLAGQRGRWLAGHNPAWAYLLEEPTGETWELGGSADRLAHLRALRAADPAQARRLLEGTWERETPDDRAEFADVLADGLSMDDEPFLESVLDDRRREVRQAAANLLAGLPGSRLSQRMAERVRACVAVAGNVITIEAPLECDKAMERDGVRPKPPRGIGERAWWLQQIIARAPLAVWGHPPARLLRMRIPDWDADVKAAWVRAAVLQKDPEWARAMFGWDPIADLLESLPAGEQQELAADFVRTHDLDSQLIMVLGGVSSHWREGLATAVLRKIVKVAATQPWNLGELVKLAGERIDPALFPLAESYSPVESIQQVAALLRFRADMYKELKETP; this is encoded by the coding sequence GTGAGCACCTGGGAGGAGCTGGCGTCGGCGGCGCTGGTCGGCACCGACCGCAGGCCCTACCACGGGGTCCTGCTCGAGGACGCGGCCGTCGCGGTGGCCAGGCGGCGGGCCGGGCGCGGGCTCCGGCGACCGGGCGAGGCGGCGCCGCCGGAGCCCGCGCCCGGCGAGGAGCGCCCCGCGATCGCCAGGCGCGCTGCCGAGCGCCTGGTCAGGATCATGGGCGGCGAGCACGAGAGGCTGCTGCCCGAATGGCTCGCCGCGGCGGCGGGGACCGGTCGCCGGGTGCCTCCTTATGCGCTGCCCGAGCTGCTCGAACGCGGCCGCCGCGACCGCTCGATCCGGGTCCACCTCGGCGTGCTGGCCGGGCAGCGCGGCAGGTGGCTGGCCGGTCACAACCCGGCGTGGGCCTACCTGCTGGAGGAGCCGACGGGGGAGACATGGGAGCTGGGCGGTTCGGCCGACCGGCTGGCGCACCTGCGCGCGCTCAGGGCGGCGGACCCCGCCCAGGCCAGGCGGCTGCTGGAGGGCACGTGGGAGCGTGAGACGCCCGACGACCGCGCCGAGTTCGCAGACGTGCTGGCCGACGGGCTGAGCATGGACGACGAGCCGTTCCTGGAGTCGGTGCTGGACGACCGGCGCAGGGAGGTGCGCCAGGCCGCCGCCAACCTGCTCGCCGGCCTTCCCGGCTCGCGCCTGTCCCAGCGGATGGCCGAGCGGGTGCGCGCGTGTGTCGCCGTCGCCGGCAACGTCATCACCATCGAGGCCCCCCTCGAGTGCGACAAGGCCATGGAGCGCGACGGCGTCAGGCCCAAACCCCCGAGGGGCATCGGCGAGCGGGCCTGGTGGCTCCAGCAGATCATCGCTCGCGCGCCGCTCGCGGTGTGGGGCCACCCGCCCGCCCGGTTGCTCCGGATGCGGATCCCCGACTGGGACGCCGACGTGAAGGCCGCCTGGGTGCGTGCCGCCGTGCTGCAGAAGGACCCCGAGTGGGCGCGGGCGATGTTCGGGTGGGACCCGATCGCCGACCTCCTGGAGTCCCTCCCGGCCGGCGAGCAGCAGGAGCTCGCCGCTGATTTCGTCCGCACGCACGACCTGGACAGCCAGCTCATCATGGTCCTGGGCGGCGTGTCGTCCCACTGGCGCGAAGGGCTGGCCACCGCCGTTCTCCGCAAGATCGTGAAGGTGGCCGCCACGCAGCCGTGGAACCTCGGCGAGCTGGTCAAGCTGGCCGGCGAGCGCATCGACCCGGCGTTGTTCCCGCTGGCGGAGAGCTACTCGCCGGTCGAATCCATCCAGCAGGTCGCCGCGCTGCTGCGCTTCCGTGCCGACATGTACAAGGAATTGAAGGAGACCCCGTGA
- a CDS encoding dsRBD fold-containing protein, with translation MKAKEWNVRILLTEDGDDTAARAALTIDDTVVTGNGRARRNPSDPAVPEIGDELAAARALADLAERLAVITQRDIASSADSPTSSRSW, from the coding sequence ATGAAAGCAAAGGAATGGAACGTGCGCATCCTGCTGACCGAGGACGGCGACGACACGGCGGCGCGGGCGGCGCTCACCATCGACGACACCGTCGTCACGGGCAACGGCCGTGCCAGGCGCAACCCGTCCGACCCGGCGGTGCCCGAGATCGGGGACGAGCTGGCGGCCGCGCGCGCCCTGGCCGACCTGGCCGAGCGGCTCGCGGTCATCACCCAGCGGGACATCGCGAGCTCTGCCGACTCCCCCACCTCGAGCCGCTCTTGGTGA
- a CDS encoding cupin domain-containing protein — protein sequence MELKIYPDGPSVQVPDEAAALASPLEGQLVLDGTRFLRRDVTGAPVAFLERPPVAAALDLLPHPEGGWFRETWRSPVTFHPDGYSGPRASATGIYFLLNPGEESVPHMVRSDEVWLWHRGGPLNLTIGDATVTLGPDVEVGQAPQAIVPGGVWQSARPAGDEPVLVSCIVSPGFDFADFTA from the coding sequence GTGGAGTTGAAGATCTATCCCGACGGCCCGTCCGTCCAGGTGCCCGACGAGGCCGCGGCCTTGGCCAGTCCGCTGGAGGGGCAGCTCGTCCTCGACGGCACCCGGTTCCTGCGCAGGGACGTCACCGGCGCCCCGGTCGCGTTCCTCGAGCGACCGCCCGTCGCCGCCGCCCTCGACCTCCTCCCCCACCCGGAGGGCGGCTGGTTCCGCGAGACGTGGAGGTCGCCCGTGACGTTCCACCCGGACGGCTACTCCGGGCCGCGAGCGAGCGCCACCGGCATCTACTTCCTGCTCAACCCGGGCGAGGAGTCCGTCCCGCACATGGTCAGGTCGGACGAGGTGTGGTTGTGGCACCGCGGCGGCCCGCTCAACCTGACGATCGGCGACGCCACGGTCACACTGGGGCCGGACGTGGAGGTCGGCCAGGCGCCGCAGGCGATCGTGCCCGGCGGGGTGTGGCAGTCGGCCCGGCCGGCCGGCGACGAGCCCGTGCTGGTGAGCTGCATCGTGTCGCCGGGCTTCGATTTTGCCGACTTCACCGCATAA
- a CDS encoding aminoglycoside phosphotransferase family protein: MHDDEVETDETLVRRLLAAQFPQWSDLPIERFPSPGTVNAVYRLGDDLSVRLPIVEWGVGDVEKEHLWLPRLAPLLPLAIPEVLGAGVPGEGFPWPWSVCRWLPGANPETGDEPLAKDLGAFVAAFRQVDLPDGPRAYRAGPLSRLDKATRHAIGELDGLIDTAAATAIWDAAARSPEWPGPPVWTHSDLMPGNLLVENGRLTGVIDFATAGVGDPACDLIPAWNLLTPDARDVFRAGLDVDDGTWARGRGWALSMAVGQLDYYQHTNHAMASNARHTIQAVIMECA; this comes from the coding sequence ATGCATGACGACGAGGTGGAGACCGACGAGACCCTCGTGCGCCGGTTGCTGGCCGCGCAGTTCCCCCAGTGGTCGGACCTGCCGATCGAGCGCTTCCCCTCGCCGGGCACGGTCAACGCCGTCTACCGCCTCGGCGACGACCTGTCCGTACGCCTGCCGATCGTCGAGTGGGGCGTCGGCGACGTGGAGAAGGAGCATCTGTGGCTGCCGCGGCTGGCCCCGCTGCTGCCGCTCGCCATTCCGGAGGTGCTCGGCGCGGGTGTGCCCGGTGAGGGCTTCCCCTGGCCGTGGTCGGTGTGCCGATGGCTGCCCGGCGCCAACCCCGAGACCGGGGACGAGCCTCTCGCCAAGGATCTGGGGGCGTTCGTGGCCGCCTTCCGGCAGGTGGATCTGCCGGACGGGCCGAGAGCGTACCGGGCGGGGCCGCTCAGCCGGCTGGACAAGGCGACCCGGCACGCGATCGGCGAGCTGGACGGGCTGATCGACACGGCGGCGGCGACGGCGATCTGGGACGCGGCGGCACGCTCGCCGGAGTGGCCGGGCCCGCCCGTGTGGACGCACTCCGACCTGATGCCCGGCAACCTGCTCGTCGAGAACGGCCGGCTCACCGGCGTGATCGACTTCGCCACGGCCGGCGTGGGCGACCCGGCCTGCGACCTGATCCCCGCGTGGAACCTGCTCACCCCGGACGCCAGAGACGTCTTCCGCGCCGGGCTGGACGTGGACGACGGCACCTGGGCGCGGGGCCGTGGCTGGGCGCTGTCCATGGCGGTCGGCCAGCTGGACTACTACCAGCACACGAACCACGCGATGGCGTCCAACGCACGGCACACGATCCAGGCGGTGATCATGGAATGTGCCTGA